Proteins from one Candidatus Margulisiibacteriota bacterium genomic window:
- a CDS encoding nitronate monooxygenase, with protein sequence MDLPQLKIDKLTARLPIIQGGMAVRISTGTLAGAVAATGAIGIIGASGMAFDELRKEIQIARGLARGGIVGINIMFAAREFWGIVQTAIQEKIDLIITGAGFSRDIFKVGRDGNTPIVSIVSSARLAETAQRLGAAAIVVEGKEAGGHLGTDRSVWDIFPEVLKAVNLPVIAAGGIINGAEMCRALKMGASGVQIATRFVLAEECAAAPEYKRKYQTATKDDVVLISSPVGMPGRAIKSAFVEKILAKKAPRPVGCDFCLKHCSLEYCIIQALINSQKGDVEHGVVFSGEYVWKIPDRSIKPAAQIVKELVQEAAEAKDC encoded by the coding sequence ATGGACCTGCCGCAGCTCAAAATAGATAAGCTGACCGCCCGGCTCCCGATCATTCAGGGAGGGATGGCGGTCAGGATCTCCACCGGGACGCTCGCCGGCGCGGTCGCCGCGACCGGCGCGATCGGCATTATCGGCGCCTCCGGGATGGCTTTTGACGAGCTGCGGAAAGAGATCCAGATCGCGCGGGGGTTGGCGCGGGGAGGCATTGTCGGCATCAACATCATGTTTGCCGCCCGGGAGTTCTGGGGAATTGTCCAGACGGCCATTCAGGAGAAGATCGACCTGATCATCACCGGCGCTGGTTTTTCCCGAGACATTTTCAAGGTTGGACGGGACGGGAATACTCCCATCGTCTCGATTGTCTCCTCCGCCCGCCTCGCCGAGACCGCCCAAAGGCTCGGCGCCGCGGCGATCGTGGTCGAAGGCAAGGAAGCGGGCGGGCACCTCGGCACCGACCGCTCCGTCTGGGATATCTTCCCCGAGGTCCTGAAGGCGGTCAATTTACCGGTCATCGCCGCCGGCGGCATCATCAACGGCGCGGAAATGTGCCGGGCCCTGAAAATGGGGGCGTCCGGCGTGCAGATCGCGACCCGCTTCGTCCTGGCCGAGGAGTGCGCCGCCGCCCCGGAATATAAGCGGAAGTACCAAACGGCGACCAAGGATGACGTTGTCCTGATCTCTTCCCCGGTCGGCATGCCGGGCCGGGCGATCAAGTCGGCATTCGTCGAAAAGATCCTGGCGAAAAAAGCCCCCCGCCCCGTCGGCTGCGATTTCTGCCTCAAGCATTGTTCCCTGGAATACTGCATCATCCAGGCGCTGATCAACTCCCAGAAAGGGGACGTCGAGCATGGCGTGGTCTTCTCGGGCGAATACGTCTGGAAGATCCCCGACCGGTCGATCAAGCCGGCCGCCCAGATCGTTAAAGAGCTGGTCCAGGAAGCCGCGGAGGCGAAAGATTGCTGA
- the fabF gene encoding beta-ketoacyl-ACP synthase II produces the protein MLNPRVVITGLGAITPIGIGKDAFWENLSAGKSGVGRITHFDPTGFDTQIAAQVNDFDPSLYMDKKEARRLARFLQFAIAAGQLAVQDAGLAITPENAADIGVIVGSGIGGIDYLEEMAYTLKDKGPSRISPFTVPYMITDMAAGMISIKTGAKGPNLCIVTACATGTHCLGEAYKTIQRGAAKAVIAGGSEAAITPLGVASFIAAGALSNQNAEPTRASRPFDKARSGFVMGEGAGILVLEELEFAKARGANILAEIIGYGASGDANHITAPAPGGEGAARALRAALKDANLKPEEIDYVNAHGTSTELNDKYETMALKTAFGDHAHKLAISSNKSMVGHLLGASGAVEAIATVMSIRHQVAPPTINQENPDPECDLDYVPNRARPLKITTALSSSFGFGGHNAIIVVKKYA, from the coding sequence TTGCTGAACCCCAGGGTAGTGATCACCGGCCTCGGCGCCATTACCCCGATCGGCATCGGCAAGGACGCTTTTTGGGAGAACCTGTCCGCCGGTAAAAGCGGCGTTGGCCGCATTACCCACTTCGACCCGACCGGTTTTGACACGCAGATCGCCGCCCAGGTCAACGATTTCGATCCCTCCCTCTACATGGACAAAAAAGAGGCGCGCCGCCTGGCCCGCTTCCTGCAATTCGCCATCGCCGCCGGCCAGCTCGCCGTCCAGGACGCCGGTCTGGCCATCACGCCCGAGAACGCGGCCGACATCGGCGTGATCGTCGGCTCCGGGATCGGCGGCATCGATTATTTGGAAGAGATGGCTTACACCTTGAAGGACAAGGGCCCCAGCCGCATCTCTCCTTTCACCGTCCCCTACATGATCACCGACATGGCGGCCGGGATGATCTCGATCAAGACCGGCGCCAAAGGCCCGAACCTCTGCATCGTCACCGCCTGCGCGACCGGCACCCACTGCCTCGGCGAAGCTTATAAAACGATCCAGCGCGGCGCCGCCAAGGCGGTGATCGCCGGGGGCAGCGAGGCCGCCATCACCCCGCTCGGCGTGGCCAGCTTTATCGCGGCCGGCGCCCTGTCGAACCAGAACGCCGAACCAACCCGCGCCAGCCGGCCGTTCGATAAGGCGCGCAGCGGCTTTGTCATGGGCGAAGGGGCCGGCATCCTGGTCCTGGAAGAACTGGAGTTCGCCAAAGCGCGCGGCGCCAATATTCTGGCCGAGATCATCGGCTACGGCGCCAGCGGCGACGCCAACCACATCACCGCCCCCGCCCCCGGCGGCGAAGGGGCGGCTCGCGCCCTGCGGGCGGCGCTCAAAGACGCCAACCTTAAGCCGGAGGAGATCGATTACGTCAACGCCCACGGCACTTCGACCGAATTGAACGACAAATACGAGACCATGGCGCTCAAGACCGCTTTCGGCGACCACGCCCACAAGCTGGCGATCAGCTCCAATAAATCGATGGTCGGCCACCTGCTCGGCGCTTCCGGCGCGGTCGAGGCGATCGCCACCGTCATGTCGATCCGGCATCAGGTCGCTCCGCCCACGATCAACCAGGAGAATCCCGATCCGGAGTGCGACCTCGATTACGTGCCGAACCGGGCCCGGCCGCTGAAGATCACTACCGCCCTTTCCAGTTCTTTCGGTTTCGGCGGCCACAACGCGATCATTGTAGTCAAAAAATACGCCTGA